The following are encoded together in the Streptomyces sp. NBC_01465 genome:
- a CDS encoding Leu/Phe/Val dehydrogenase, whose amino-acid sequence MTDVSDGVLHTLFHSDQGGHEQVVLCQDRASGLKAVIAIHSTALGPALGGTRFYPYASEEEAVADALNLARGMSYKNAMAGLDHGGGKAVIIGDPEQIKSEELLLAYGRFVASLGGRYVTACDVGTFVADMDVVARECRWTTGRSPENGGAGDSSVLTAFGVFQGMRASAQHLWGDPTLRGRKVGIAGVGKVGHHLVEHLLQDGAEVVITDVREESVRRITDLHPEVSVVADTEALIRTEGLDIYAPCALGGALNDASVPVLTAKVVCGAANNQLAHPGVEKDLADRAILYAPDYVVNAGGVIQVADELHGFDFDRCKSKAAKIFDTTLAIFARAKEDGIPPAAAADRIAEQRMAEARGN is encoded by the coding sequence GTGACCGATGTTTCCGACGGCGTCCTGCACACCCTCTTCCACTCGGATCAGGGAGGGCACGAACAGGTCGTGCTCTGCCAGGACCGCGCCTCCGGCCTCAAGGCCGTCATCGCCATCCACTCCACCGCCCTGGGCCCGGCCCTCGGCGGCACGCGCTTCTACCCGTACGCGTCCGAGGAGGAGGCCGTCGCCGACGCGCTGAACCTCGCGCGCGGCATGTCGTACAAGAACGCCATGGCCGGCCTCGACCACGGCGGCGGCAAGGCCGTGATCATCGGTGACCCCGAGCAGATCAAGTCCGAGGAACTCCTCCTCGCCTACGGCCGGTTCGTCGCCTCCCTCGGCGGCCGCTACGTGACGGCCTGCGACGTCGGTACGTTCGTCGCCGACATGGACGTCGTCGCCCGCGAGTGCCGCTGGACCACGGGCCGCTCCCCCGAGAACGGCGGCGCCGGCGACTCCTCGGTCCTCACCGCCTTCGGCGTCTTCCAGGGCATGCGCGCCTCCGCCCAGCACCTCTGGGGCGATCCGACGCTGCGCGGCCGCAAGGTCGGCATCGCGGGCGTCGGCAAGGTCGGGCACCACCTGGTGGAGCACCTGCTGCAGGACGGCGCGGAGGTCGTGATCACGGACGTACGGGAGGAGTCGGTACGCCGCATCACCGATCTGCACCCCGAGGTCTCCGTGGTGGCGGACACCGAAGCCCTGATCCGCACGGAGGGCCTCGACATCTACGCGCCCTGCGCGCTCGGCGGCGCCCTGAACGACGCGTCCGTCCCCGTCCTCACGGCGAAGGTGGTGTGCGGCGCGGCCAACAACCAGCTCGCCCACCCCGGCGTCGAGAAGGACCTCGCGGACCGCGCGATCCTCTACGCGCCCGACTACGTCGTGAACGCGGGCGGTGTGATCCAGGTCGCCGACGAGCTCCACGGTTTCGACTTCGACCGGTGCAAGTCCAAGGCCGCGAAGATCTTCGACACCACGCTGGCCATATTCGCTCGTGCAAAGGAAGACGGCATTCCGCCGGCCGCCGCAGCCGACAGGATCGCCGAACAGCGCATGGCGGAGGCGCGCGGAAACTGA
- a CDS encoding fluoride efflux transporter FluC translates to MNWVLVVVGAMVGAPLRYLTDRAVQARHDSVFPWGTFTVNAAGSFVLGALAGAAVSSGPYALLGTGLCGALTTYSTFSYETLRLAERGGTFLAAANVGASLLVGLGSVFLGSELAAALVAQ, encoded by the coding sequence GTGAACTGGGTGCTCGTGGTGGTGGGTGCCATGGTCGGGGCGCCGCTGCGGTATCTGACCGACCGGGCCGTGCAGGCGCGGCACGACTCCGTTTTTCCGTGGGGGACCTTCACCGTGAACGCCGCCGGGAGCTTCGTGCTCGGGGCGCTGGCCGGGGCGGCCGTCTCCTCGGGGCCTTACGCGCTGCTCGGGACCGGGCTCTGCGGGGCGCTCACCACGTACTCGACGTTCAGTTACGAGACGCTGCGGCTGGCCGAGCGGGGCGGGACGTTCCTGGCGGCGGCCAATGTGGGGGCGTCCCTGCTGGTGGGGCTCGGGTCGGTGTTCCTGGGGTCGGAGCTGGCCGCGGCGCTGGTCGCCCAGTAG
- a CDS encoding DUF6274 family protein has product MTASAQRHETRALLRAHLAASVGNRHLTRHCPVCHRLLRLAMEPRAAEDQSPPAK; this is encoded by the coding sequence ATGACGGCGTCTGCACAGAGGCATGAGACGCGCGCGCTCCTCCGCGCCCATCTGGCGGCCTCCGTGGGCAATCGCCACCTCACCCGGCACTGCCCTGTCTGCCACCGCCTCCTGCGCCTGGCCATGGAGCCGCGCGCGGCCGAGGACCAAAGTCCCCCGGCGAAGTGA
- the bldC gene encoding developmental transcriptional regulator BldC: MTARTPDAEPLLTPAEVATMFRVDPKTVTRWAKAGKLTSIRTLGGHRRYREAEVRALLAGIPQQRSEA; encoded by the coding sequence ATGACCGCTCGCACCCCTGATGCCGAGCCGCTGCTGACCCCGGCTGAGGTTGCCACGATGTTCCGCGTGGACCCGAAGACGGTCACCCGCTGGGCGAAGGCGGGCAAGCTCACGTCCATCCGCACGCTGGGTGGACACCGCCGGTACCGCGAAGCAGAGGTACGCGCCCTGCTCGCGGGCATTCCGCAGCAGCGCAGCGAGGCCTGA
- a CDS encoding metallopeptidase family protein encodes MLEMTREEFEELVGEALDRIPPELTRLMDNVAVFVEDEPASDDPELLGLYEGTPLTDRGEWYAGVLPDRITIYRGPTLRMCEDRDEVVAETEITVVHEIAHHFGIDDERLHALGYG; translated from the coding sequence GTGCTGGAGATGACGCGTGAGGAGTTCGAAGAGCTTGTCGGCGAGGCGCTCGACCGTATTCCGCCTGAGCTGACGCGGTTGATGGACAACGTGGCCGTCTTCGTGGAGGACGAGCCGGCCAGTGACGACCCCGAGCTGCTCGGGCTCTACGAGGGGACCCCGCTGACCGATCGCGGGGAGTGGTACGCGGGGGTGCTGCCCGACCGCATCACCATCTACCGGGGGCCGACGCTGCGGATGTGCGAGGACAGGGACGAGGTGGTCGCGGAGACCGAGATCACCGTCGTTCATGAAATCGCTCATCACTTCGGGATCGACGACGAGCGGCTGCACGCACTGGGGTACGGGTGA
- a CDS encoding fluoride efflux transporter FluC, which yields MSEAAGAAEAVDPDVDLHVAAQRAETVGGAKWGVLAVISAGGALGACARYGLALAWPVAEGAFPWTTLVVNVVGCALIGVLMVLVSEGGRSAHPLVRPFLGVGVLGGFTTFSTYALEVSRLLARHEAGTALAYAGGTLVGAIGAVWAAASVTRRVVAR from the coding sequence GTGAGCGAGGCCGCCGGAGCCGCGGAGGCTGTTGATCCGGACGTCGATCTGCATGTCGCCGCGCAGCGCGCCGAGACCGTCGGCGGCGCCAAGTGGGGTGTGCTGGCGGTCATTTCGGCCGGGGGCGCTCTCGGGGCCTGTGCGCGGTACGGGCTGGCGTTGGCGTGGCCCGTCGCCGAGGGGGCCTTTCCTTGGACGACTCTGGTCGTGAATGTCGTCGGGTGCGCGCTCATCGGGGTGCTGATGGTGCTGGTGAGCGAGGGCGGGCGCAGTGCGCATCCGCTGGTGCGGCCGTTTCTGGGGGTGGGGGTGCTCGGGGGGTTCACGACGTTTTCCACGTACGCCCTCGAAGTCTCGCGGCTGCTGGCGCGGCACGAGGCGGGGACCGCGCTGGCGTACGCGGGCGGGACGCTTGTGGGCGCGATCGGTGCGGTGTGGGCGGCCGCCTCGGTGACCCGGCGGGTGGTCGCGCGGTGA
- a CDS encoding metallophosphoesterase family protein, whose amino-acid sequence MTASPAGHTGPMRAVELLRQVTARLHPTRPAPTSALTHPPHPWARASGLVAVVLLGAWLGLLTVGNVRTPVGPMDTTMTLRPSLHGGTKINISPLGALELKSHTAPIRLDVDVDRLDPARSQALVQHPERITGLQDEIAGDVEHGTVDLALRSCAAVIAGATTLGLVVYRRPRPALTAGALALALLTASGVSAYATWNPKSVLEPKYSGLLASAPQLIGNARSIVTEFDVYQQELARLVTNVTRLYDATSTLPAYQPSAANIRVLHVSDIHLNPAAWQIIGSLVDQYDIDVIIDSGDTMDHGSAAENHFLDPVTTLGAPYVWVRGNHDSAETQRYLSRLKNAHVLDNGKAVTIDGLRIAGTGDPQFTPDRSTAPGGDAAERLAGLRLAAALRNQQLSGTPVDIAVAHEPTAARETDGTVPLVLAGHVHHRETDVLKHGTRLKVEGSTGGGGLRAVQNKHPEKIRASVLYLDSATKHLQAWDEITLGGLGLTTAEVSRHLPADNQPGATPSTTPSPTSP is encoded by the coding sequence ATGACCGCCTCACCGGCTGGGCATACGGGCCCAATGCGTGCCGTCGAACTGCTCCGGCAAGTCACCGCCCGCCTCCACCCCACGCGCCCCGCACCCACCTCGGCGCTCACCCACCCCCCGCACCCCTGGGCCAGAGCGTCCGGCCTGGTGGCGGTGGTCCTCCTCGGCGCCTGGCTCGGCCTCCTCACCGTCGGCAACGTCCGCACCCCGGTCGGCCCCATGGACACCACCATGACTCTGCGCCCCTCGCTCCACGGCGGCACCAAAATCAACATCTCTCCCCTGGGCGCCCTGGAGCTCAAGTCCCACACGGCCCCCATCCGCCTCGACGTGGACGTCGACCGCCTCGACCCGGCCCGCTCCCAGGCCCTGGTCCAGCACCCCGAACGCATCACCGGCCTCCAGGACGAGATCGCCGGCGACGTAGAGCACGGCACCGTCGACCTCGCGCTGCGCTCCTGCGCCGCCGTGATCGCCGGCGCCACCACCCTGGGCCTCGTGGTCTACCGCCGCCCCCGCCCCGCCCTCACCGCCGGCGCCCTGGCGCTCGCGCTCCTGACGGCCTCGGGCGTCTCCGCGTACGCGACCTGGAACCCGAAGTCCGTCCTGGAGCCCAAGTACTCGGGCCTGCTCGCCTCGGCGCCCCAGCTGATCGGCAACGCCCGCTCGATCGTCACGGAGTTCGACGTCTACCAGCAGGAACTGGCCCGCCTGGTCACCAACGTCACACGCCTGTACGACGCCACGTCCACGCTCCCCGCCTACCAGCCCAGCGCCGCCAACATCCGCGTCCTGCACGTCTCGGACATCCACCTCAACCCGGCCGCGTGGCAGATCATCGGCTCCCTGGTGGACCAGTACGACATCGACGTGATCATCGACTCCGGCGACACGATGGACCACGGCAGCGCCGCCGAGAACCACTTCCTGGACCCGGTCACGACCCTCGGCGCCCCCTACGTCTGGGTCCGCGGGAACCACGACTCCGCCGAGACCCAGCGCTACCTCTCCCGCCTCAAGAACGCCCACGTCCTGGACAACGGCAAGGCGGTCACCATCGACGGCCTGCGCATCGCCGGCACCGGCGACCCCCAGTTCACCCCGGACCGCTCGACGGCCCCCGGCGGCGACGCAGCGGAACGCCTGGCGGGCCTCCGCCTGGCCGCCGCCCTCCGCAACCAGCAGCTCTCCGGCACCCCGGTCGACATCGCGGTGGCCCACGAACCCACCGCGGCCCGCGAAACGGACGGCACGGTCCCCCTGGTCCTCGCGGGCCACGTCCACCACCGCGAGACCGACGTCCTCAAGCACGGCACCCGCCTCAAGGTCGAGGGCTCCACGGGCGGCGGCGGCCTGCGCGCCGTACAGAACAAACACCCGGAGAAGATCCGCGCCTCGGTCCTCTACCTGGACAGCGCCACCAAGCACCTGCAGGCCTGGGACGAGATCACCCTGGGCGGCCTGGGCCTGACAACGGCCGAGGTCAGCCGCCACCTCCCGGCCGACAACCAGCCGGGCGCCACCCCTTCCACGACCCCCTCCCCCACCTCCCCCTAA
- a CDS encoding ABC transporter permease encodes MPDQTDQHGAHGRPPTRAERWATVKKSPFFPATVLVFILAAAAGLFAGSYTYAMANPTPHRIPAAVVGSYDTAAGRQFVGGMEKALDASLRLHSYPTYGQARRAVEEQQVFAIVQVRDADVLLDVSGASGASVAQVIAESGAAVGKATGQTVVVRDIKPLQKGDPRGLALFYISLAAVIIGFVGAIQLSVHARALNPLERIAFTVAYSLLGAFAIAAVVDWLLGALDLPFMESWSILALTMFTSGMVFTMFNTLMGRWAMIPTWGLMVLLGNPSSGGAVSWPLLPSVLGHIGRWLPPGASINAQHTAVYFGGHQHALPFLVLAAWALLSCGVFWMWRHRHPGGR; translated from the coding sequence ATGCCCGATCAGACAGATCAGCACGGCGCACACGGACGGCCTCCGACCAGGGCGGAACGCTGGGCGACGGTGAAGAAGTCCCCGTTCTTCCCCGCGACGGTCCTGGTCTTCATCCTGGCCGCAGCGGCGGGCCTCTTCGCCGGCTCGTACACCTACGCCATGGCGAACCCGACCCCGCACCGCATCCCGGCCGCGGTCGTCGGCTCGTACGACACCGCCGCCGGGCGGCAGTTCGTCGGCGGGATGGAGAAGGCGCTCGACGCCTCGCTGCGGCTGCACAGCTATCCGACGTACGGACAGGCCCGCCGCGCCGTCGAGGAGCAGCAGGTCTTCGCGATCGTCCAGGTACGGGACGCGGACGTCCTCCTCGACGTCTCCGGGGCCTCGGGCGCATCGGTCGCCCAGGTGATCGCCGAGAGCGGGGCCGCGGTCGGCAAGGCGACCGGGCAGACGGTGGTGGTGCGGGACATCAAGCCGCTCCAGAAGGGCGACCCGCGGGGCCTCGCGCTCTTCTACATCTCGCTCGCCGCGGTGATCATCGGCTTCGTCGGCGCGATCCAGCTGAGCGTCCACGCCCGCGCTCTCAACCCGCTGGAACGCATCGCTTTCACCGTCGCCTACTCCCTGCTGGGAGCCTTCGCCATCGCGGCGGTGGTGGACTGGCTGCTCGGCGCGCTCGACCTGCCGTTCATGGAGTCCTGGTCGATCCTGGCGCTCACGATGTTCACCTCGGGCATGGTCTTCACGATGTTCAACACCCTGATGGGCCGCTGGGCGATGATCCCCACCTGGGGCCTGATGGTGCTCCTGGGCAACCCGTCGTCGGGCGGCGCGGTCTCCTGGCCGCTGCTCCCCTCCGTACTGGGCCACATCGGCAGATGGCTCCCGCCGGGCGCCTCGATCAACGCCCAGCACACCGCGGTCTACTTCGGCGGACACCAGCACGCCCTGCCGTTCCTGGTCCTGGCGGCCTGGGCGCTGCTGTCCTGCGGGGTCTTCTGGATGTGGCGGCACCGGCATCCGGGCGGGCGCTGA
- the hrpA gene encoding ATP-dependent RNA helicase HrpA — translation MSTSFADLQATLNEASLRDAHRLGRRLEGARRIRKPEARQAVLDDIAAEAEKSAVRMRRRGERLPAITYPEQLPVSQKKDEIAEAIRDHQVVIVAGETGSGKTTQIPKICLELGRGVRGMIGHTQPRRIAARTVAERIADEMKTPLGEAVGWKVRFTDQVNQDSTFVKLMTDGILLAEIQTDRELRAYDTIIIDEAHERSLNIDFLLGYLAQLLPKRPDLKVVITSATIDPERFSRHFGDAPIVEVSGRTYPVEVRYRPLLEEEGDDSDRDQITAICDAVDELQHEGPGDILVFLSGEREIRDTADALNKKNLRLTEVLPLYARLSHAEQHRVFQQHTGRRVVLATNVAETSLTVPGIKYVIDPGTARISRYSHRTKVQRLPIEPVSQASANQRKGRCGRTSDGICIRLYSEDDFLTRPEFTDAEILRTNLASVILQMTAAGLGEIEKFPFIDPPDHRNIRDGVQLLQELGALDPTEKDPKKRLTQEGRKLSQLPVDPRLARMVLEADRNGCAREVMVIAAALSIQDPRERPSEKQQQADQNHARFKDETSDFLAYLNLWRYVREQQKERGSSSFRRMCKQEYLNFLRIREWQDIYAQLRSVAKTMGIHLNEEDAPEQSVHTSLLAGLLSHIGLKDTEKNEYLGARSAKFAIFPGSALFKKQPKLVMSAELVETSRLWARVNAKIEPEWVEPLAQHLVKRTYSEPHWEKDQAAVMAYEKVTLYGVPIVVQRKINFGRIDPEASRELFIRNALVEGDWRTHHKFFSDNRKLLTEVEELEHRARRRDILVDDETLYDFYDQRIPEHVVSGAHFDSWWKKKQRDEPEALDFERSMLINEKAGAVTKDDYPDSWRQGKLKFRVTYQFEPGADADGVTVHIPLQVLNQVTSEGFDWQIPGLREEVVTELIRSLPKPIRRHYVPAPNYATAFLDRAVPLQEPLPLTLARELQRMVGVPVTDEDFDLTRVPDHLKITFRITDERRRKLAEDKDLEALKLQLRPKARQALSKAAAATAEAGGGESIERTGLTAWTIGTLPRLFETRRAGQPVKAYPALVDAGETVSVRLYDTEAEQQQAMWRGTRRLIMLNIPVNPAKFASDRLTNQAKLALSRNPHGSVQALFEDCATAAADKLIADHGGPAWDEESFRKLFDKVRTDLVELTIRTVDQVQQILAAWQACERRLKSTNSLTLVANVQDVRTQLATLVKPGFVTATGLRRLADLMRYLVAADRRLQQMPTAVQRDTTRMEKVHEMQDEYAWLLEQMPQGRPVPQEVLDIRWMLEELRVSYFAHALGTAHPVSDKRIVKAIDQAVAGVR, via the coding sequence ATGTCTACTTCCTTCGCTGATCTCCAGGCCACGCTCAACGAGGCGTCGCTGCGCGATGCGCACCGGCTCGGCCGGCGTCTCGAGGGCGCCCGCCGTATCCGTAAACCCGAGGCGCGCCAGGCCGTCCTGGACGACATCGCCGCCGAGGCGGAGAAGTCCGCCGTACGGATGCGCAGGCGCGGCGAACGCCTGCCCGCGATCACGTATCCCGAGCAGCTCCCGGTGAGCCAGAAGAAGGACGAGATCGCCGAGGCGATACGGGACCACCAGGTCGTGATCGTCGCGGGCGAGACCGGCTCCGGCAAGACGACGCAGATCCCGAAGATCTGTCTGGAGCTGGGGCGCGGGGTCCGCGGGATGATCGGGCACACCCAGCCCCGCCGGATCGCCGCCCGTACGGTCGCCGAGCGCATCGCGGACGAGATGAAGACGCCGCTCGGGGAGGCGGTCGGCTGGAAGGTCAGATTCACCGACCAGGTCAATCAGGACTCCACCTTCGTCAAGCTGATGACGGACGGCATCCTGCTCGCCGAGATCCAGACGGACCGCGAGCTGCGCGCGTACGACACGATCATCATCGACGAGGCCCACGAGCGGTCGCTGAACATCGACTTCCTGCTCGGCTATCTCGCCCAACTCCTGCCCAAGCGGCCGGACTTGAAGGTCGTCATCACCTCGGCGACCATCGACCCCGAGCGCTTCTCGCGCCACTTCGGTGACGCCCCGATCGTCGAGGTCAGCGGGCGTACGTACCCCGTCGAGGTCCGCTACCGGCCCCTCCTCGAAGAGGAAGGGGACGACTCCGACCGCGACCAGATCACCGCCATCTGCGACGCCGTCGACGAGCTCCAGCACGAGGGCCCCGGCGACATCCTGGTCTTCCTCTCCGGCGAGCGCGAGATCCGTGACACCGCGGACGCGCTCAACAAGAAGAACCTCCGCCTCACCGAGGTCCTCCCCCTCTACGCCCGCCTCTCGCACGCCGAGCAGCACCGCGTCTTCCAGCAGCACACCGGCAGACGCGTCGTCCTGGCCACCAACGTCGCCGAGACCTCCCTCACCGTCCCGGGCATCAAGTACGTCATCGACCCCGGCACGGCCCGCATCTCCCGCTACAGCCATCGCACCAAGGTGCAGCGCCTGCCCATCGAGCCGGTCTCGCAGGCGAGCGCCAACCAGCGCAAGGGCCGCTGCGGCCGTACGTCCGACGGCATCTGCATCCGCCTCTACTCCGAGGACGACTTCCTCACCCGCCCGGAGTTCACGGACGCCGAGATCCTCCGTACGAACCTGGCGTCCGTCATCCTCCAGATGACCGCGGCCGGCCTCGGCGAGATCGAAAAGTTCCCCTTCATCGACCCTCCGGACCACCGCAACATCCGCGACGGCGTGCAGCTGCTCCAGGAGCTCGGCGCGCTCGACCCGACCGAGAAGGACCCGAAGAAGCGCCTCACGCAGGAGGGCCGCAAGCTCTCCCAGCTCCCCGTCGACCCCCGCCTGGCCCGCATGGTCCTCGAAGCGGACCGCAACGGCTGCGCACGTGAAGTCATGGTCATCGCCGCCGCCCTCTCCATCCAGGACCCGCGCGAGCGCCCCTCGGAGAAGCAGCAGCAGGCCGACCAGAACCACGCCCGCTTCAAGGACGAGACGTCCGACTTCCTCGCGTACCTCAACCTCTGGCGCTACGTCCGCGAGCAGCAGAAGGAGCGCGGCTCCTCCAGCTTCCGCCGGATGTGCAAGCAGGAGTACCTCAACTTCCTGCGCATCCGCGAGTGGCAGGACATCTACGCGCAGCTCCGCTCGGTCGCCAAGACCATGGGCATCCACCTGAACGAGGAGGACGCCCCCGAGCAGTCCGTCCACACCTCGCTCCTCGCGGGCCTCCTCTCCCACATCGGGCTGAAGGACACCGAGAAGAACGAGTACCTCGGCGCCCGCAGCGCCAAGTTCGCGATCTTCCCCGGCTCGGCGCTCTTCAAGAAGCAGCCCAAGCTCGTGATGTCGGCCGAGCTGGTCGAGACGTCCCGCCTCTGGGCCCGCGTCAACGCCAAGATCGAGCCGGAGTGGGTCGAGCCGCTCGCCCAGCATCTGGTGAAGCGCACGTACAGCGAGCCGCACTGGGAGAAGGACCAGGCCGCCGTGATGGCGTACGAGAAGGTGACGCTGTACGGCGTCCCGATCGTCGTCCAGCGCAAAATCAACTTCGGCCGCATCGACCCCGAGGCGTCGCGCGAACTTTTCATTCGCAACGCGCTCGTCGAGGGCGACTGGCGCACGCACCACAAATTCTTCTCCGACAACCGCAAACTCCTCACCGAGGTCGAGGAGTTGGAGCACCGCGCACGGCGCCGCGACATCCTCGTCGACGACGAGACGCTCTACGACTTCTACGACCAGCGGATCCCCGAGCACGTCGTCTCCGGCGCGCACTTCGACTCCTGGTGGAAGAAGAAGCAGCGCGACGAGCCGGAAGCACTCGACTTCGAGCGCTCCATGCTCATCAACGAGAAGGCCGGCGCGGTCACCAAGGACGACTACCCGGACTCCTGGCGCCAGGGAAAGCTGAAGTTCCGCGTCACGTACCAGTTCGAGCCGGGCGCGGACGCCGACGGCGTCACCGTCCACATCCCCCTCCAGGTCCTCAACCAGGTCACCTCCGAGGGCTTCGACTGGCAGATCCCGGGCCTGCGCGAGGAAGTGGTCACCGAGCTGATCCGCTCCCTCCCGAAGCCGATCCGCCGCCACTACGTACCGGCCCCGAACTACGCGACCGCCTTCCTGGACCGCGCCGTCCCCCTCCAGGAGCCGCTCCCCCTCACGCTCGCGCGCGAGCTGCAGCGAATGGTCGGAGTCCCGGTCACGGACGAGGACTTCGACCTGACCCGGGTCCCCGACCACCTCAAGATCACCTTCCGGATCACCGACGAACGCCGCCGCAAGCTCGCCGAGGACAAGGACCTGGAGGCTCTCAAGCTCCAGCTCCGCCCCAAGGCCCGGCAGGCGCTCTCCAAGGCGGCAGCGGCGACCGCGGAGGCGGGCGGCGGCGAGTCCATCGAGCGCACGGGCCTCACGGCCTGGACGATCGGCACGCTCCCCCGCCTCTTCGAGACCCGCAGGGCGGGCCAGCCGGTGAAGGCCTACCCCGCACTGGTCGACGCGGGCGAGACCGTCTCCGTACGGCTCTACGACACCGAGGCCGAGCAGCAGCAGGCGATGTGGCGCGGCACCCGCAGGCTGATCATGCTCAACATCCCGGTGAACCCCGCCAAGTTCGCCTCGGACCGCCTGACGAACCAGGCGAAGCTCGCCCTCTCCCGCAACCCCCACGGCTCCGTCCAGGCCCTCTTCGAGGACTGCGCGACGGCCGCCGCGGACAAGCTGATCGCCGACCACGGCGGCCCGGCCTGGGACGAGGAGTCCTTCCGCAAGCTGTTCGACAAGGTCCGCACGGACCTCGTGGAGCTGACCATCCGCACGGTCGACCAGGTGCAGCAGATCCTGGCCGCCTGGCAGGCCTGCGAGCGCCGCCTGAAGTCGACGAACAGCCTCACGCTGGTCGCCAACGTCCAGGACGTACGCACCCAGTTGGCGACCTTGGTCAAACCGGGCTTCGTCACGGCCACCGGCCTGCGCCGGCTCGCCGACCTGATGCGCTACCTGGTGGCCGCCGACCGCCGTCTGCAGCAGATGCCGACGGCCGTCCAGCGGGACACCACGCGCATGGAGAAGGTCCACGAGATGCAGGACGAGTACGCCTGGCTCCTGGAGCAGATGCCGCAGGGCAGGCCCGTCCCCCAGGAGGTCCTGGACATCCGCTGGATGCTCGAGGAGCTGCGCGTCAGCTACTTCGCGCATGCGCTCGGCACCGCCCATCCGGTCTCCGACAAGCGCATCGTGAAGGCCATCGACCAGGCGGTCGCCGGGGTCCGCTGA